Proteins encoded by one window of Enterococcus saccharolyticus subsp. saccharolyticus:
- the whiA gene encoding DNA-binding protein WhiA, with amino-acid sequence MSFAADVKKELTALEVHREHARAELAALIRMNGSISLSNQQMILNMQTENAAIARRIYSLLKDHYDVRSELLVRRKMKLKKNNVYIVRLKQETQAVLDDLGIMDGLMFHSHVSGEIMGNAQKMRSYLRGAFMASGSINNPETSRYHLEIYSIYEEHNQDICNMLNYYGLNARTLERRNGYISYLKGAEHIADFLTLIGATNSMLKFEDVRIVRDMRNSVNRLVNCETANMNKTIDAASKQIENIQYIEDRVGLQSLPEKLQEIAELRLEHPEVSLKELGEMMPSGVISKSGINHRIRKINEFADRLRENAT; translated from the coding sequence ATGTCTTTTGCAGCAGATGTAAAAAAAGAACTGACGGCTTTAGAAGTTCATCGTGAACATGCCCGAGCAGAATTAGCTGCATTGATTCGCATGAATGGATCGATTAGTTTATCCAATCAACAAATGATTTTAAATATGCAAACTGAAAATGCTGCGATTGCACGTCGAATTTATTCTCTACTCAAAGATCACTATGATGTTCGTAGTGAATTATTGGTTCGTCGAAAAATGAAATTGAAAAAAAATAACGTCTATATTGTTCGTTTAAAACAGGAAACACAAGCTGTTTTAGATGATTTAGGAATTATGGATGGCTTAATGTTTCATAGTCATGTTTCAGGAGAAATTATGGGGAATGCTCAAAAAATGCGCTCGTATCTTAGGGGCGCATTTATGGCGTCTGGCTCTATCAATAATCCAGAAACAAGTCGGTACCATTTAGAGATTTATTCGATTTATGAAGAGCACAATCAAGATATTTGTAATATGTTAAATTACTATGGTTTAAATGCCCGAACTTTAGAACGACGGAATGGCTATATTTCGTATCTCAAAGGAGCCGAACATATTGCTGATTTTTTAACATTAATTGGGGCAACCAATTCGATGTTAAAGTTTGAAGATGTGCGAATTGTCAGAGATATGCGGAATTCAGTGAACCGTTTGGTCAATTGCGAGACTGCCAATATGAATAAAACGATTGATGCAGCGTCGAAGCAAATTGAAAATATTCAATATATTGAAGACCGTGTAGGCTTACAATCATTACCAGAAAAATTACAAGAAATTGCTGAATTACGTTTAGAACATCCAGAGGTTAGTCTAAAAGAACTCGGTGAAATGATGCCTTCTGGTGTGATTTCAAAATCAGGGATTAATCACCGGATTCGTAAAATTAACGAATTTGCTGATCGATTACGTGAAAATGCTACTTAA
- a CDS encoding thioredoxin domain-containing protein, translating into MDISVIKANETNQEYGILVGETAPKQLLEFINVRCPYCKKWFEETRDTLDEAIAAKKIQRLIKLVDRQKESLQRGNVMHRFVTTNDAQQTLADLTKIFDTQAQWGHLSLEEVAAFAKNELQLTEHNHLDYAEKLVAETERANIKFVPTVIIDSHIFDETIDQDTLKSYFN; encoded by the coding sequence ATGGATATTTCAGTCATTAAAGCCAATGAAACAAACCAAGAATATGGTATTTTAGTAGGAGAAACTGCACCAAAACAATTATTAGAATTTATTAATGTTCGTTGCCCGTATTGCAAAAAATGGTTTGAAGAGACGCGTGACACATTAGATGAAGCGATTGCTGCAAAAAAAATTCAACGACTCATTAAATTAGTGGATCGCCAAAAAGAATCGTTACAGCGAGGCAATGTAATGCATCGTTTTGTCACAACAAATGATGCCCAGCAAACACTTGCGGATTTAACAAAGATTTTTGATACCCAAGCACAGTGGGGTCATTTATCATTGGAGGAGGTTGCGGCATTCGCGAAAAATGAACTGCAGTTAACAGAGCACAATCATTTGGACTACGCAGAAAAATTAGTAGCAGAAACCGAACGTGCCAATATTAAATTTGTCCCAACAGTGATTATTGATTCACATATTTTTGATGAAACGATTGATCAAGATACACTAAAAAGTTATTTTAATTAA